In Fragaria vesca subsp. vesca linkage group LG1, FraVesHawaii_1.0, whole genome shotgun sequence, the sequence GGACTCAACAATAGGTACAATATTACACTGAGCTGGCTGCTTCATCAGGTAGCATTCAGTTCCATAGGGGCAAGAGTTTTTGCAGGTAGACTAATACCGCCTCCTCTCACAGACAAAGTAGGGCCTCTGGTTGAGCTAGCTCTGCTCACAAGATTCAAGTCAAGAAATACGACTATGACTGTTATATCATCGTGGAAATGTCTGCGTACACCACGGTCTATTTTCTTTAAATCGGAATATCTCATTTCTCTCTTCTTAGCTGCTTCCAGTAATGCAGCTTTGACAAGCCTCCGAGCACTTCCCTGAAAATGAGAAGGGAGGGTGGGATCAGATTTTTCACTTACAATGATGTTAGACGTAAACACAATATTCAATTTGGTGCTCCTGCATTGTCAACCATAACCTTTAACCTATTTATGAAGCAATTTAAATTCTCCTCATAGTCCAGTTGCACGTTAAGCTACTTGTTTATTATCATTAACAGCATGTATCAGAAAGGGGAACACTAAACTTTTACTCTGGCAAGATAAATTCCAAGTGTAGACACCTATTTCCTTTTAGTAGGCCATGTTTGTAGTAGCATAGATACTGCCAATCAAAATCAAAACTTATTAGCACCAAGATAAAGTATATTACGCTGTGTGGGTGACTTTGGACAATATCAACTGCTTCCTGATTGCTAAGGTGCTCCCAGAGCCCATCGGAAGCAAATATCAGAAATTGATCATGTGGTTGAAGTTCATGCACAGAAATTGCTGGATCCGCGCTTAAAATTGGCCTTTTGAAAGGTTCACGCAGGCGAAACTTGGCATATAAAGGCTCCCTGTTAAACTCAGGCTTTTTTAAATACACATCTCCAATGGATCTAGAAATCTGCAAAAGAACAATACCTCCATAAAATCAAAATATGCTTCACTGTGAACTACAAGGCTAGAATCCCCTGCTTGAAATTACTAGCATGACCCAGTAACACCAAGCATGTACCCAACAGATTTCAAACCATATAATTATAGATAATTGAATATTGTACCCTAATAAAACAAAAAATTACCCTGCATAGATCACTCTCATGCCAGTTTATCTCTCCGGCATTATATTCATTGATCATGTCAATAATTAATAATATGCAGCCTTGCTCTTCAAGTGAAAAAAAACATCAGACCACAAGTCCAATCACCCCAAGTGAAGCCAACATGCAAGTTTCTTTATATGTTAGATATTATATACAACTATGAATCATAGTGCTCCCTCCCAGAATTTCTAAATGGGAAGTCATTTGAACCTTCCCGTCAAACATCTAAACCAACAACAATACAGGCAAGCTTAAGAAACCTACCAGATACAATTATTTTATCATGAATCACAAAAGCAGATGCTGCCGGTGATGTTTTCAAGTAGAAACTAGAAAGAACATGTGTTTAATGAGGATGAAAACAAAGCTTCAATTCATTTCAGAGAATGTACACCACTACACCTAAGGGGGATTTCTCATTAATGTGTAACCTAAAGAAACATGGGTCTATTTTCAAGCTTATGGTTTATTCCGAATCTTCATCTTTAAACACTGACGACAATACAGAATCCCCTGATCACCCGTAAAACCTTTTAGGTCTTAAAGACTGCATCAGAACAACACTGGCCTAACTAACAAACATTAAAGAAAAAATTGCTCCATTAGGAAGAAAAAACATTTATTGAAGTTACCTGTATCAATCCCTTTACACGCCATACATTATGCTTCAACACTACAATATGTGAGTCATCTGGATGCAAAGAATGCATCTCTTGTCTGACAGACTCTATGGCCACATTGTGCTCTGCTGACAGCTGGATGGCAAGTACCTCTCCAGTAGCCTTCACAGCTCTCCCCAGCACAGCACGGGAGTCACCAACATTGGCAATGTAAAGGGTGCCTCCACAGATCACACCAGCAAGGCAACAAGATCCAACGGCTGCAATTTGGGGTTTCACAGGCCATTGTTTGGTAACAATAGAGAGGAATCCATCTTCTGTTGCTTGATATGCTTTCCGTATCACATCCACTGACATGGACTGTTGCTCTGACGTGAACCCTACAAGTAAGATTTACTGAAATGTTAACAATGAAACTAATCCAATCCGAACAACTAATCACTGAATGATAATCAATAGACATATCCCCTAAGCTTTGATACTCAGATTCATTATTTCTGAAAATCTTAATAAGAACAAGTTTCAGCGAGTCTGGTGTATTCTTCCAAGATACAATCTGATGTTGACCAATATGAAATGGTGGCAACTTACTTTTCAAATTCTGGAATAGGTGATCATTGACATAACGAGAGGTCTCAGGGCCACCGTGCCCATCATAAATTCCAAGAAAGGTACCATAAGGGCCAGACTCAAGCGAGCTCAAGGGACCAGACTCAATCTGGCTCTGATCCTCAAGCAAATTGTTGGCCTGTACGACAGCCATTGAAAAGTCACCATTCAAGTGTTGCCCAAAGTCTTTATACCAAAGTAATCCTTCTTGTTTGCCAGCTGCATCGGAACCTGCATTTACATATCCGTCCGAGGATGGTCGCCAGCAGGCCCTCAGAAAGTTCATCAACCTTGATAACATCCCTCATTTCACCTGGGCCAGCCTCAAATGCCTCCACATCCAAAATGGATGCAATACTTCATCCAACTGGAAAACCCCACCAGCCCTTATCCCCTGAAGAGCAAAGAAAAAATCCACTATAAAACCGAAAAACGACCACATGATACACAACAATACAAAACCTAATTGATCATATCCATAACCAAAAAGAAAAAGAAAAATCAGCCAACTATGTAAAATTCAGTTAACAATCTTATTCCACCATAATAACAATCAGGTCCAAAATCAAATCAAACCCATCTGCATTTCTACTCCACACCTGAAAAAGACTATAACCCGCATGATGCCAATACTATCCTCAACTTTAGAAAGCAACATAAACAGCATATAGTTGCTTGAAACAGTGATAGCCAAATCTACCTCCATATCCCAAACTTCAACTATACAATCACTCAACTACAAACCCCCACACAAAAAATTCAGTAACTTTTACGATCCTTCCTACCAAATTTCCAAACTTTCAAACAAAACCAATCACAGAAAACAGAAAAACAAAAGAAAAACTAAGGAGATATCAACTCACAGAGTCAGCTGTACACAATATTAGGCAAGTTTCGATAAGAGTGATGGGCAGGGTCAGCTAATGAGTCACGGAAGATGAAAACGATGGAGATCTAAAAGAAACAGAGCAATACATGTGGGTATTGACGCGTTAGATCTGTAGATCCATCAAACCATAAACTGTGGGCAAAAGGGTTTTGGGATATGGCCACTTTTTTGTTCTGTGTAAAAAGAACAAACAAAATAAAGATTGAAACTTTAGTTGCTCGGCTTGTTTTTTCTGGTTTGGGGTTTGTGGGTTACACAGAGAAAGAAGAAGAAGATGAAGATATGGTGGAATTGGAACAAAAGGTCGAAGCTTTCAAATCAGTTTGTGTGATTGAACCAACTGAAACTCTCTCTAGTATTTCTCAGCAGACAAACCTCTCTATAAAAAAAAGGAAACGAACAAAGCGATGGCTGAAGCCAGCAATGCACATGGGCCCCACCTTAGAAAGAGAAAGTAGATAGAAAGAGGGGGAATAATTTATTATTTTTGGGTCCTGTTTTTTTTATTTATCAATTTTCATTTATTTTTGGGAAGATTGAAAATTAGGAAAAAGAGATGTGAAATTGTGTTGGGGGTTTTAATATTTGTCTAAAATAAAAGGAGGATGCTTTTCATAAAACTAGGGAAGTCCACTTTGCTTGATGATAAGAGGGAAATTGGTTATCAATTTGACTTTTTTCCTTGTGAGGGAAGAAAAGAAATGCAACTTGTGCTTTGTGGATTTTTCATGAAAGCACTTGTGGGTGGTCATGTTTTGATAAAGATTGATCAAGTGGTATTGTTATACACTTAAACAATATAAGGACATGTGTATTTAAGATGATTTATATGGCACAAAGGATATGGTCAAGACAATATGATGTTCAATTGTGTGCGGCATCATATAGTTTTTGTTTTGTTTGAGAAATAGTTTTTGCTTGTTAATTAATACATCCTAAATGATCATTCTTAATCATATGTAGTTAGATGTTTACCTTGAGAACCTAAATCATTAATGCATTGTACTCTTAAGCAGTAGAATTATGTAATTCGGTTGCTAAATGGTTATTATAAGTTATATATCATTGTATGGCTTTAGAAATAAAAGATAAAAAAAAAAAAAATAACATCTTAGAACGAAATGATAACGCAATGATAACAAATTTTGTTTCCCTCAATTTTGATTAAGATATGATCATCCTGAACTTTCATAGTGGAATTACAAATCAAGTTATGTATTGAACAACTTAGTAAATCGTTATATCGAGTCGATTCGGTATGAGCTTCTACATGTGGAACCCTCGTCACCCATGTTTAAATCTTGCCTGATCACTGAAGTTGAATGCATCATTATTAATCCTTGATAAAACATTATAACAATATCCCCTAAACACGCATTAATCCTTAAACACATTTACAGATTTTACTCTATCGAACCATGAAACCTATGAAGATACCATGTGATATTGACATAAAACACAAATATATTGGTAGTCTCATGTAATTAAAATTGTAAAAGAATTTGGTTATTCCTTTAAAATTATATTTTTTTTTGATACCATTCCTTTAAAATTATATGAATGAATCACTATTATCGCACACAGATTATCCAAATCTTCTTTCTTAGTGATAAGAGTTATATATACCTTCATGCAATGCCCTATATGTTGACGTAACAATGACATAAAATCATCAGAAAAACAAATATCTAAGCTTTATTGTGGGAAACACATGCAGATAAGCAGATTGCCTATATTTGTTGCGTGTAATATGAGAGCCCTGTCACCAAATTTGATTCTTTGGAAGATTTATAGCTAGGTTTCAATTTTTATTAGCTTTGCTGGCTTTGTTTGAGCCTGTGATTCTTGTTCATCTGCTGCATAGGTGTCCATGGCACAAGTGCATTCGAGACACGCGTCTGCATACAATCACGAGAAAGTGTCAATCATTTTATGCAATTCTTGGACTTGAAATTTGTTAGAAAAAAAAAATTGAAAAAACTTAAACATTTGATTAATTTAGATATTCTGGAAATGTTGCTGCAAAAATGAACAAGATCTGCTTTGAGTTATCAATGTCGCACCTTATGGCGCCAATTCCCGGACAAAACTACAAAGAGCTTTCATTTTCTTATGGTTAATTATAGAAAATTATTATCAACTTGGTTTATAGTTCTTCTGTTTGTTCTTATTCCTTTTGATTGCTTAACTCCTAAGATTCTTCTCCGGCACTTCGTAAATTGTAACATTCGGCATTTGCAATATGTAATTAGCTCCCTTAATTTATTAGTTTATTGTTCTAAACTAAAAATTAATTGTGAAATATATAAGGCATGTACGTACATTTCAACAACGCAATCGTTCGGTTTACATATAGAAATATGTAATGATCGGAGTCGATCACTCTCAGATAAAAGTATCTAAAGGTATATTTCCAGAAATATTCCATAATCTCTAGCCAGCAGGCTCCAAACAATAACTTGAGTGTGACCTATACTCGTTATGTTTAGAGTTGTAGTTACTAGCTAGCTAGGATGTAGTTGATGAGTGTGGCTGCTAGCTACTCTTCTAGTTTTGCATGGGCAAATCTTTACTCTAGCTCCACCGACAAATTAATTAAGGAGATGCTTATATAGGAAATTTTTACCTATGTTGTATATGCATGTACATATCCATCAGGACCATCACCATCTTAATTCAATCCACAAAAGAAAACCAAATACCAAACCGACCAGTAGTCCTGGGAAGAAGCTAGGT encodes:
- the LOC101313052 gene encoding probable protein phosphatase 2C 60-like codes for the protein MLSRLMNFLRACWRPSSDGYVNAGSDAAGKQEGLLWYKDFGQHLNGDFSMAVVQANNLLEDQSQIESGPLSSLESGPYGTFLGIYDGHGGPETSRYVNDHLFQNLKRFTSEQQSMSVDVIRKAYQATEDGFLSIVTKQWPVKPQIAAVGSCCLAGVICGGTLYIANVGDSRAVLGRAVKATGEVLAIQLSAEHNVAIESVRQEMHSLHPDDSHIVVLKHNVWRVKGLIQISRSIGDVYLKKPEFNREPLYAKFRLREPFKRPILSADPAISVHELQPHDQFLIFASDGLWEHLSNQEAVDIVQSHPHSGSARRLVKAALLEAAKKREMRYSDLKKIDRGVRRHFHDDITVIVVFLDLNLVSRASSTRGPTLSVRGGGISLPAKTLAPMELNAT